One segment of Phragmites australis chromosome 13, lpPhrAust1.1, whole genome shotgun sequence DNA contains the following:
- the LOC133889373 gene encoding protein EPIDERMAL PATTERNING FACTOR 2-like isoform X1: MRRHAPAARAHCILLTLTVVLLLAAVSDGIRPAPADAKLVHGQEKFTAASQQGSSGDDGVLLQEEVHATGSTLPDCSHACGACSPCSRVMVSFKCSAAEPLPCPMVYRCMCRGKCYPVPSS; the protein is encoded by the exons ATGAGGAGGCACGCTCCTGCCGCCAGAGCTCACTGCATCCTTCTTACTCTGACGGTTGTGTTGCTGCTTGCTGCCGTGAGTGATGGTATCAGACCAGCTCCTG CTGATGCAAAACTGGTGCACGGACAAGAGAAGTTCACCGCTGCATCACAA CAGGGGAGCAGCGGGGACGACGGTGTCCTGCTGCAGGAAGAGGTGCACGCGACGGGGTCGACCCTGCCGGACTGCTCGCACGCGTGCGGCGCGTGCTCGCCTTGCAGCCGCGTCATGGTGAGCTTCAAGTGCTCCGCCGCGGAGCCGTTGCCGTGCCCCATGGTGTACCGCTGCATGTGCAGGGGCAAGTGCTACCCGGTGCCCTCCAGCTGA
- the LOC133889373 gene encoding protein EPIDERMAL PATTERNING FACTOR 2-like isoform X2: protein MRRHAPAARAHCILLTLTVVLLLAAVSDGIRPAPADAKLVHGQEKFTAASQGSSGDDGVLLQEEVHATGSTLPDCSHACGACSPCSRVMVSFKCSAAEPLPCPMVYRCMCRGKCYPVPSS, encoded by the exons ATGAGGAGGCACGCTCCTGCCGCCAGAGCTCACTGCATCCTTCTTACTCTGACGGTTGTGTTGCTGCTTGCTGCCGTGAGTGATGGTATCAGACCAGCTCCTG CTGATGCAAAACTGGTGCACGGACAAGAGAAGTTCACCGCTGCATCACAA GGGAGCAGCGGGGACGACGGTGTCCTGCTGCAGGAAGAGGTGCACGCGACGGGGTCGACCCTGCCGGACTGCTCGCACGCGTGCGGCGCGTGCTCGCCTTGCAGCCGCGTCATGGTGAGCTTCAAGTGCTCCGCCGCGGAGCCGTTGCCGTGCCCCATGGTGTACCGCTGCATGTGCAGGGGCAAGTGCTACCCGGTGCCCTCCAGCTGA